Below is a genomic region from Sulfitobacter sp. OXR-159.
TTTTGCTCATCACTCCCGAAAAGCGAGATCGCGCCGGTGCCAAGCCCTTGCATAGCAAAGGCAAAATCCGCCAACCCGTCATGGCGCGCCAGCGTTTCGCGGATCAGGCAAAGGCTGCGTACATCAAGCACCTCGTCCCCCTCCGCGCCGCTGTGGCGCAGCCAGCCGTCTTGGCCCATCATCGTCACCAGATCGCGGCAGGCCCCATCGGTGTCGCCGTGATCCACGTTCTTCAACTCGCGTGCCGCCCACTCGTCCATGGCCAGCGCCAACTCCTTGTGCCGCGGCTCAAAAAAGGGCCAGTCGAGAAAACTTTTGTCAGCCATGGTTTACGCCTCCCCGCGTGTTTATCTTTTGGCTATTCGTGGCTCAGTCCCCTTCGAAGACCGGGCGTTCCTTGGCGACGAAAGCGTTGTAGGCGCGTTCAAAATCGCCCGTTTGCATGCAGATCGCCTGCGCTTGCGCCTCGGCTTCGATCGCCTGTTCGATGGACATCGCCCATTCTTGGGCCAACATCGTCTTGGTCATCATATGCGCGAAATTCGGGCCGGCTTGGATTTTCTGCGCCAGCTTTAGCGCCTCACCTTCCAGCGTCTCGCCCGTCACCAACCGGTTGTAGAAACCCCAGCGTTCCCCTTCTTCGGCAGACATGGCGCGCCCGGTGTAGAGCAGTTCGGCCGCCCGTGTCTGGCCGATGATGCGCGGCAGGATCGCGCAGGCGCCCATGTCGCAGCCCGCAAGGCCTACGCGAGTGAAAAGGAAGGCGGTCTTGGCCTCTGCCGTTGCCAGCCGCAGGTCCGAGGCCATGGCGATAATCGCGCCCGCGCCCACGCAGACGCCATCGACGGCGGCAATGACCGGCTTGCCGCAGTTCACGATGGCCTTGACCAAATCGCCGGTCATGCGCGTGAAACGCAGTAGTTCCTTCATATTCATGCGGGTCAAAGGACCAATGATATCATGCACATCGCCGCCGGAGCTAAAGTTTCCGCCGTTGGAGCCAAAGATCACCACATCAACGTCATCGGCATAGACCAGATCGCGGAACCAGTCGCGCAGCTCGGCGTAGCTGTCGAAGGTCAGGGGGTTCTTGCGGTCAGGCCGGTCAAGCCGCACGGTGGCGATCCGGTCTTTGATTTCACATTGGAAATGCGTCACATCACTGCGCATTGGCTTTTTCCTTTTCTTCCGTTTGGGCGGCGAAAGCCTGCAGGCGGGCCGCCATGGCGCGGGCTTCCTCGGAGGAGATTCCGCGCAGTTTTTCGTTGATCCAGTCTTCATGCGCCTGCGCTTGGCGGGCGAATTGCGCCGTGCCCGCGGGGGTCAAGCGCAGCATCATCGCGCGGCGGTCGCCGGGGACCGGGATGCGTTCGACCAGCCCCTCCTCGCTCAGACGGTCGGCGATGCCGGTGACATTGCCGTTAGACACGCGCAGCACGCCCGAAAGCTGGCTCATCTTCAGCCCTTCGGGATGGCGCGAGAGGGCCGACATTACGTCGAACCGCGGCAGCGTCGTGTTATGCTCGCGCCGCAGCGTATCGCGCAACTCTTGCTCCAGCCCCCGCACGACTTTCAGCAGCCGCAGCCAGAGGCGCACGCGATCCTTGGCCACATCGCTCATACTTCGCCCCCCGATAGCGCGAGCGCGTGGCCGTTGACCGAAGCCGCGGCGCCCGACAGCAGGTAGAGCACAGCACCGGCGACCTCGGAGGTTTCGACAAAGCGGTTCTGCGGGCTGGCGCGTTTCAGCAAGGCGCGGGCCTCCTCGGCGCTTTTGCCGGTGGTCTTCGTGATGTTCTCGACCGAGCGTTCCAAGAGCGGCGTGTCGATGAAGCCCGGGCATATTGCGTTCACGGTGATGCCCGTGCGCGCCAGTTCCAACGCCAGCGCGCGGGTCAGGCCGACGACCCCATGTTTCGCCGCGACATAGCCCGCAACGTAAGGATAGCCCTTGAGCCCCGCGGTGGAGGCCACGGCGATCAAACGCCCCTGCCCGGCGTCTTTCATCTCCGACAGCGCGGCCTGCCAGACGTTGAAGACGCCGGTGACGTTCACCGCCATCATATTATTCATGTCCTGTGCGGTGATCTTGTGGAAGGGCGCGGAATGCGCCGCGCCCGCATTGGCGATGACGCCGGTGATCGGGCCATTCTGCTCGCGGGCGGCGGCAAAGGCCGCTTGCACGGCATCCGCATCGGTCACGTCGCAGGTCTGAAACGGCAGGCCCTGATCGCGCAGCGGCCCCTCGCGGCGGCCCATGATGGTGACCTTGGCGCCGGTTCCGGCCACCGCATGGGCGATCTCGGCCCCTACGCCAGTGCCGCCGCCGGTGATGACGATATGGCTCATACTTTCTCCATCTCCGCCGCGCGGTCTGCCAGACGCCATGCCTGATCGCGGCCCGGGCCGTAGGGCAGCGGCCAATCGGCGTGGCGGTCGCCGATGGCGGCCGCGGCGTGCAGGGTCCAATAGGGATCGGCCAGATGTGGCCGGGCAAGGCAGACCAGATCGGCACGCCCCGCCATCAGGATCGAGTTGACGTGGTCGGCCTCGTAGATGTTGCCCACGGCCATGGTCTTGATACCGCCATCGTTGCGGATGCGGTCGCTGAACGGGGTCTGGAACATGCGGCCATAGACAGGCTTGGCCTGTTTCGAGGTCTGGCCTGCCGAGACGTCGATGATATCGGCCCCCGCCTCACTGAACATACGAGCGATTTCAACGGCTTCGTCGGGGGTCACGCCGTCTTCTTCGACCCAGTCGTTGGCCGAGATGCGCACCGCCATCGGCTTGCCTTCGGGCCAAGCGTCGCGCATCGCTTTGAACACCTCAAGCGGGTAGCGCATGCGGTTTTCAAGACTGCCGCCATAGGCATCCTCGCGCTGGTTCGACAGCGGCGAGATGAAGGACGAGATCAAGTAGCCGTGTGCCGCATGCAGTTCGACCATGTCGAAGTTGGCGCGCTCGGCCATGCGGGTGGCTTCGACGAATTCGTCGCGGATCACGTCCATGTCTGCGCGGGTCGCCGCTTTGGGCAGGGCATTGTTGTCCGACCACGGGATCGCGGAAGCCGAGATGATGTCCCAGTTGCCCGTTTTCAGCGGCGCGTCCATTTCCTCCCAACCCAGTTGGGTCGAGCCTTTGCGGCCCGAGTGGCCGATCTGGCAGCAAATCTTCGCTTCGGTCTCGGCATGAACGAAATCGGTCAGGCGTTTCCACGCGGCTTCGTGCTCAGGCGCATAAAGGCCCGGACAGCCCGGCGTGATGCGGCCCTCGGGCGAGACGCAGGTCATCTCGGTATAGACCAGCCCCGCGCCGCCCTTGGCGCGTTCGGCGTAATGCACGAAATGCCAGTCGGTCGGGCAGCCGTCGACGGCCTTGTACTGCGCCATGGGCGAGACGACGATGCGGTTTTCAAGCTTCATGTCGCGCAGTTGAAACGGCGCGAACATTGGCGCGCGGACGGGGCCATTGGTGTCAGCACCGGCCTGTTCGAGGAACCATCTCTCGGCCCCCTCAAGCCACTTGGGGTCACGCTCGCGCAGGTTCTCGTGGCTGATCCGCTGGCTGCGGGTCAGCATGGAGTAGTTCAACTGCACCGGGTCCAGATCGAGGTAACGCTCAACATCCTCGAACCATTCAACCGAGTTGCGCGCCGCCGATTGCAGGCGCAGCACTTCAAGGCGGCGGGCTTCTTCGTATTTCTCGAAGGCGGTGGTCAGGTCTTTGTCGTCGCTGACATGTTTCGCTAGCGAGATCGCAGATTCCAGCGCCAGTTTCGTGCCCGACCCGATCGAGAAATGCGCCGTGGCCGAGGCATCGCCCAGCAGCACAACATTCTGGTGGCTCCACTTTTCGCAAAGCACGCGAGGGAACTTGATCCAAGCCGAACCGCGGATGTGGCTGGCGTTGGTCATCAGTTTGTGGCCGTCGAGGTGGTCCTTAAAGATCTCCTCGCAGATCGCGATGGTTTCTTCTTGGGTTTTTTCGCCAAATCCATAGGCGTCAAAGGTGTCTTGGCTACATTCGACGATGAAAGTCGCCGTGTCTTTGTCGAACTGATAGGCGTGGACCCAGATCCAGCCTTTGCCGGTCTTTTCAAAGATGAAGGTAAAAGCGTTGTCGAATTTCTGATGCGTGCCGAGCCAGACGAAGGGGCAGCGGCGCACGTCGATGTCTGGTTTAAAGGTTTCTTCGAATTCCATCCGGGTTCTGGAGTTCAGACCGTCGGAGGCGACCACCAGATCGTAGTCATCCATGTATTCGGAGGCATCCTTGACCTCGGTCTCGAACTGCAGGTTCACGCCCAACGCGCGCGCCCGCTCTTGCAAGATCAGCAGCAGCCGCTTGCGCCCAATACCGCAGAAACCATGGCCGGTGCTGTGGATCACGTTGCCCTTGTGGTGCAGGGCGATATCGTCCCAATAGGCGAAATGGCTGCGGATTTCGCGTGCCGAGACGGGGTCGTTAACCTCAAGATTATCCAGCGTTTCATCCGACAGCACAACGCCCCAGCCGAAGGTATCATCGGCGCGGTTGCGTTCCAGCACCGTCACATCGGCCTCGGGCTGGCGCAGTTTCAGCGAAATCGCGAAGTACAGCCCCGCAGGACCGCCGCCAAGACAGATTGCACGCATCGAAATTCCCCTCTGGTTCGCTTTGGAACGGAGCCTAGGCTGAGTCGCTTTTTCGTTCAAGGATAAATATTTTAGGTTTGAAGTAATTGGGCGGTCTCACGGCTGACAGGGCATCGGACGCATTGAACCCGCAGCCCACAGGGCCTATGCCAGACGGAACTTCACGACGAGAGGCGGTGCGATGACCGATGTAAGCAAAGCAGACTGGCTGGCGGTTGAGGTCCAAGACGCGCGGTTGCAGGTCTGGGCGATGCAGGGCGGATCGGCGCTTGAGACCGCCACGGCGGAGTGCGACCCGGCGGGCCTGACCAGCGCCTCGGCCTTTGACGCCGCGCTCAAGACACTCACCGCGCCGTGGCAATTACCGCGTTTGCCGGTCTTCGTGGCGGGCCTGCCCGTAGGCTGGACCGCCGCCGCGCCCCGCATGGTGCCCTGCACCGCCACTGCCGAAGGTGCGACGCCTCTCCGCACAGAAAACTTCGACCTTCAGGTCATCCCCGCCCTGCGGCAGCAAAGCCCCAGCGGGCTGCTACGAGGGGCCGAGACACGGATCGCGGGCTTTCTGAGCCTCAACAAAGACTGGGACGGGGTGATCTGCTTGCCAGGCGCGACTTCGATCTGGGCGCAGATCAGCGCGGGCGAAGTGGTGAGCTTTCAGACTTTCCTGACCGGGGAATTGCTGGACCTTTTGGGCGACGGCACCCCAGCCGAGGGCACGGCGCTGGACGACACGGCCTTTGACGATGCGCTGAGCGATGGGCTGTCGCGGCCCGAGCGGCTGGCGGGGCGTTTGGCCTCCATCCGGGCTGATCTGGCTTTGAAGGATATCCCGCCGCCCACGGCAGAGGCGCGGTTGGCTGGCACGCTGATCGGCGCGGAACTTGCGGCGGCGCGGGCCTATTGGCTGGGGCAAACGCTGGCGGTGATCGGCACGGGCGGCGCGGCGCAGCTTTACTTGCGGGCTCTGACCCAGCAGGGCGCCCCGGCGACAGAGGCCGAGGGCAGCCGCATGGCGCTGGCCGGAATTTGCGCGGTGCGGCGGGCAGTAAAGGGGGGCTGACCCCCCTACGCGTCAGTCTTTCTTTGGCCCGTCAGTCTTTTTCTGCATGTCCAGATTAACGAGGTCTTCGAGCATATCCAGCAGGTCTTCCATTCGCTGCTTGCCGAAACGGGCTTCGAAATCCGAAAACAACGCGGCGGCGTCGCCCGCGTGGTCTTGCAGCACCTGCTGGCCCTGATCGGTGATCGTGACGATAGATTTGCGCCCGTCGTCGGGGTCACTGGCACGGCTTAGCAGCCCTTCTTGCTCCATCGCGCGCAGCATGCGGGTCAGGCTCGGCAGCAACAAACAGGCTTGCTGCGCCAGCGCTGTCTGCTCCATCGGGCCGGATTCCTCGACCACGCGCAGAACGCGAAACTTCTGTTCCGAGATGCCGCTTTCGTTCAGGATTTCCCGGATCGGCCCCATCACCCTTTCCCGCGCGCGCAACAGCGCAATCGGAAGGGAGCGGGCAGTGCGGCGCAGGGGGGGCATTGTGGCCATTCTTGACGGTTTCCTGATCGCTACTTACCAAGTCAAAGAGCGCCCAAAAGGGCGTGACGATCACCATAACCGCTGCGGCATCATTCTTGAAGAGGGCAAGCCGCGCGGAACAACAGTGAGACAATACAACAACATGGGGCAGGAAATACGGATGACAACCAGAATTAAAACCGACAGGAGCCGCGCATGAACTGGGAGGATTTCCGACAGTGGGGCCGCCGTGCGGCCGATTGGGCCGCAGACTACCACGCGGGCCTGCGCAATGAACCCGTCCGCGCACAGGTCGCCCCCGGTGCCGTGCTCTCTGCCCTGCCCGACGCCCCGCCCGAAGGGGCCGAGGCGATGCAGGCGATTTTCGACGATTTTGAGCAGACCATCATGCCCGGCATGACCCATTGGCAGCACCCCCGGTTCTTTGCGTATTTCCCGGCCAATGCCGCGCCTGTCTCGGTGCTGGCGGAATATTTCGTCTCTGCCATCGCGGCGCAGTGTATGCTGTGGCAGACCTCTCCGGCGGCGACAGAGCTGGAAACCCGCGTCTGCGATTGGATGCGCCAAGCGATCGGTCTGCCCGATGGGTTCACCGGCGTGATCCAAGACAGCGCCAGTTCCGCCACGCTTTGCGCCGTGCTGACGATGCGTGAGCGGGCATTGGATTGGCAGGGCAACAAGGCAGGTCTGTCGGGCCAGCCGCGCCTGCGGGTCTATTGCTCGGCAGAGGTGCACACCTCGGTCGACCGCGCCATTTGGATTGCGGGGCTGGGCGAAGAGAACCTTGTGCGTATCCCTACCCACGGCCCAACCCGCGCGATGGATGCCGATGCCTTGCGCGCCGCCATCGCCGCCGACCGCGCGGCGGGGCATCAGCCCGCGGGCATCATCGCCTGCACCGGCGGCACCAGCGCGGGGGCCAGCGATGATATCGCCGCCGTGATGGATGTGGCCGAGGCCGAGGGGCTTTATACCCATGTTGATGCCGCTTGGGCCGGATCGGCGATGATCTGCCCTGAGTTCCGCAGCCTCTGGGCCGGGGTCGTGCGGGCCGATTCCGTGGTCATGAACCCGCATAAATGGCTCGGCGCGCAGTTTGATTGCACCACGCATTTCCTGCGCAATCCCGACGATTTGGTCCGCACATTGGCGATCCAGCCGGAATATCTGAAAACCCACGGCGCGGATGGGATCGTGAACTATTCCGAATGGTCGGTCCCACTGGGCCGCCGTTTTCGCGCCCTGAAACTATGGTTCCTGATCCGTGCCCATGGGCTGGGAGGGCTGCGCGAAATGATCCGAAACCATGTGACATGGGCACAGGATTTGGCCGCGCGGCTGGAGGCGACTGAGGGTTTTGAGGTCGTGACCCAGCCGATGCTCTCGCTCTTCACCTTTCGCCACCTCGCGACCGCAGACCTTGATGCGCATAACCAAGACCTGCTCAATCGCATCAACGACGATGGTCGCATTTACTTGACTCAGACCCGTATCGACGGAGCTTTGGTGATCCGCTTTCAGGCAGGTGCCTTCACCGCCACGGCCGAGGATGTGGCCATGGCCTATGATGTGATCACCGAATTGGCCGCCGCTGGCACTTAAGGCGCGATCAGGCTGACGCCCGGCATGGCGCGGATGATTTCGACATCCGCGTCATAAAGCGCCGTCATCCGCTCGACCAATTCCTCGGTCCAGCCGGGCATGTCGAGTTCTTCTTCGATCTCTTCTTCCAGCGCGTATTTGTCGAGAAACGCCGTGATCACACGCCGTTTCTGCGCCTCGGACATCTCTGGATGGGTGTCGAGATAGCTGCGGAACCGTCGCATCCCTTCTTCGGACATGATGGCGTGCAGAAGATCAAAGCCGCCTTTGATCTTGGTCTCCGGCTCCAATCCGGCCATCTCGCGGATGATCTGCGCCCAGATCAGCGGCGTGTCTTCGTTGCACCAGACCGTGATCGGAATGCCCGGCGCCGCTTCGCGCAATTGGGCAATCGTCTCAGACCACCGCAGGTCTTCCGGCCCCCGCTCCCCCCAGAAGGCCGCCGAAGTCTTGTCCGCCGCTTTGTCATAGAGCACCGGCACCAGCGACGCGGGGTTTCGGATCGCCATAAAGATGCGAATCTCGTCCTCGGGAAACAGCTGCGCCATGCGTAACATCCGAACGGCGGCCGCGGGATAGAGCACCCCTTCTTGCAGGGCCGTGGCGGGCGAGCGAAAGAAGTTCGCATCCGACAGGATCACCCGGCTGGCTGCGTCCTCATCGAGAATCGCATCAAGCAAAACATCCCGCGCCACCTCAGAGGGCTCTGCCTTGTGCATCGCGTTGAGCGTATCGCGAAACAGATTGCGATAGGTGCTGGGCCCGGGCACTTTGACGCCGGTTTTGGCAAAGTCATCCTGATTGCGCAGCAGGCATTTCAGCAGCCGCTCGTCTTCCGTGAAATGAACACCTGTGTGCAAAACGAGCTGCATGATACTCCGCTCAACCTTGAAAATCTTGGCGATGAATAGCCCGTCCCGCGCCGCGTGTAAAATCCGAAAGAAACTCTCATTTCCCCTCTTGCACCCCCCGCGCCATTTCTCTAAATGAGCCCTCAGTGCCCCTATAGCTCAGCTGGTAGAGCAACTGATTTGTAATCAGTAGGTCCGCGGTTCGAGTCCGTGTGGGGGCACCATTAATTTTCCAACCCGTTGTAAATGCTTCCAAAATAGCGAAGTTGGACCACACTGAAACTGCGCGTGGTCCACATCACCACTCAAATCCATTAATTGCACGCATCGCCTCGGCCGCCAAAACGCGGCGTTCGGCGTCCTTTGTGTAGATCGCGGATGTGCTTGGCTGAGTGTGTGAAAGCACGGCCATGATCTGGTGTTCGCTACACCCCTCCTCCGCGAGCAACTCGGCCAGCGCTTTGCGAATTCCGTGAGAGGACCTACCCGAAAGGCCGGCTTCATCACATCGCTTGCGCAACCAGTTTCGATAACTGTCGGCGTTTTTGAATGGCTTGCCGTACTCGTTCAAAATGAACGCTTCACCGATCCGGGCGACGGCTGCGACCGCCTCGCTCAATGGAGGTGCGACGGGAATCTCAACATAGGCCGCGCCCCGCTTTCTGGGCTGCCAGCCAAGCCAACGCATGCCATGGCTCTCGAACTCCTGACCGCGTCCAAGCCAGATCGCATCGCCTGATCGAGCGCCGGTAAACATGTGCAATGTGAGTGCGAGATGCGCCATGCTTCCTTTGGGGTGGCGCTCTTTGAATTTTCTAAGGTCATCCACGGTCCAGGGCGTCGCTCCGCCCTGGCCGCGATGGATCTTGCCAACTCCGGTGAGCGGATTGACCTCTGCATGGCCAACATCGCAGGCCCACTTGTACATCGATCGGGCGGCCTTGATAATGTTGTCGGCCTCAGCTGGCGTGGCGGCGCGCGCATCCCTTGCGCGAACGAATGCCGCGCTCGGGGCACTTAGGCTCATCTCGCCGTAAGCATCTCCATCCTCGGTCGCGAAACTGCACAGCCAATTCAGCTGGCTCTTCCGCTTCCGGAGCGTTGTGGGGGACGCCTGCCGTGCATCGACCATTCGCTGCAAATGCGCCAAATACTTGTCGGTCAACCATTGTATCGAGTGGCGCACGGCCGTGGTTTCTGGCTCGAAGGGAAGCTGGATGCCAGCCCGGGCACTCCAATAGTGCTCTGAAAACTTAGGATGATCCAGATCGACGTTGAGGCGAATTTTCCTGTTCGGTTTGCCTTCAACGCGAACGCGCAGCCGCTCTTTGCCGGAAGGTAGCCGCTCCACGGTTAGGCCTGGGTAGTTTTTGCGCACATCGGTCACCATTCTTTTGGCCCCCGACCTTTGCTCTTTTCGGGCTTGGCGTCTACCGGGCAGAGAATCTTGATGGTCCCATCCGGCCCGATCTCAACGGCGCTGATGATGAGATCGCAAGCTTTGGCTGCGTCCACGGCGCGCGTTATCTCTGCCTTTGTGAAGCGTGTCGCAACCATCAGAGCAGCTCCGAAAATTTGAGCCAAACAAGCTCGGCATTGATGTTCTTAGGCATCTGCGCGCTCCGGCTTCTTATCCTTTACCGCCGGGCCCCAAAGGAATGCACTGATTAGCTGCCCGGGCCCAATTCCATGAACGTAGACGCGGAACTCATCCTCGCCTTCACCGTAGTTCTCGTCGACGTGCACGATCTCCCAATCGATGGACGCCCAATCTTCATCAGGCGGCTGTTTTCGGGGCGCAACAAGCTTGGCCCAGTAGTATCCGGTTTCCCGTGGTTCGAGGTCTGTTGAGTTGGTGTCGGGTGGTGACTTACAGACGGCGTCAAGCATCAGGCGGACTCCTTTGCTGGTTCGAGAAACCATGGCTTTCGCCATGCCAGTTTCAGATGCCCGACAATCGCTCGACCATTGGTCTTTACCCCAAAGTCGCGATCTGTTTCGGGTCCACCTACCATTGCGCTCAGGATCGTATGTCCTCCCGGAAAGCGAATTGGTCGCACCTGCCCGCGACCGATGGTCGGGCACGCCGCCTGAGCAATTTCTGCGCACCGGAAATGCACAGGGCTTTCGGTGCTGACCCACCATCCATCGCGGAAGTCGCCAAACGGAAACCACCAACGATCACCATCTGATGTCCTTTCACCACATACGGTGCAACGCATTTCAGCGATGCTTCTGCGCTGTCTGACGTGGTGCGGCTTCGCGAAGATTGGCCTTCCCTCGCCGGGGTTGAACGGGGACCAAAGCGCAAGTTTGTTGCCTGCATATTTGCACGGCCGGATTTCGTTGCGATCCTCGCCAGACCACATCGCGTTCCATGGAACGTCTTTTCCGATAACCAGCGTCATGCCGCTGCCTCCTTGGGTGCGTCAGGATTGAGGGGTACCAGCCATCTGATCATCTGGCCGGTGAATGGCAGGCCATGCACCTTCTCGAACCAAGCACGCATGTCCGCCCAGCATGCAAAGCCATCTGATTGCGCGAAACGTTCAAGGTCTTCGCCCACGAAGAGCTCCTGCGGCCCAAAGGTCCACGCCTTGTCCCACTCAAGTAGGATGGCGCATGAATCGTGACACACTGCATCACGCAGCTTGCGACAGGACTTCGTGCGCATGCCGGTGTATAGCTGCAGCTTGTCGCCCGGCTTGGCGTGGCGGTCGTCCTTGCGCGGCGCTCGGATCGTCTGTCGTTTCTGGCCGCTCGCGACGGCTTCAGCGAACCGGGTTTGGAAATTATAGGCAACCATATGGCACCTCGTTCAAAAGTTGGCCGTCAAGCGATCGCCCGGCCGCGCTCTTCGTCACCCGCTTCATCAGGTGCACGCGGTCGCCATGAAATCCTGTACCGCCTTCGACGTTTAAGATAGCCCATCCGTCGCGCTTGGCTTTCGAGTAGTTTGCCCGCCAGTCCGGGTCATCCTCGTCACGATCGATCTCCGCGGCCCAGCTTCCCCATTGCTTGAAGAAAAAGGCCGCACCTGCTGCGCGGCATTGGTTGCGCAAGCTGCGCGCCCAATCGGGGTGCATCGGGCGGGCGTTTGGGCCGCTCTCGCCACCACAGATGACCCAATCAATTCGCGGGCCGCTGTGGCCGAGGCCATCGACCCCCGTCAATGCACCAAAGCAGATGGTGATGTTCTTGCTGATTTTCTCCTTCGGAACCGCGGCAAAGTCTATGCTTCCCAAAAGCGGCTCTGCGCTGACGAAGCGGACGGCGGCAGGCGCTTTCAGAAGATGCGGAATATTCTGGTCAGCTGACTTCTGCGTCCCGGCGCTGGTGCCAAGCCAAACGTGGGGCCAGCCATTGCCCCAATCCGGCGGCAACATCTTCGCGATGTTCTGTGGGCGTTTGGTCAGCAGTAGCCAGTCCAACTGGTCGCACTCCCGGATGAGAGCCCAAAGATCATCGCGCCAGCTGGCGTCCACCGCATTGTCGAAGACATCAGCAAGCGATGCGCAGAAAACCCGCTGTCGCCGTCCGTGAGCGGCGTGGAAGGCTTGGGCCTGCGCATTCCACCGGCGTGGCTTATTCCAGTTCTGCGCGCTGGTCCTGCGACGTGGAGCCTTTGGGCCCCAATGGGCGCCACCTGTGAAGCGCACGTCGCGCGCCTCCGCGTAGCAGTTGTCGCATTCTGGCGCGACCTTCTGACAACCCTCCCATGGATTGAAAGTGTGGTCGGTCCATTCAATTTTCGACTGCTCAGCCATCGCTCCCGCCTTTCTGGTGTCTATCGCTGCCCCCTGTCGCCAAGGGGCAGAAAAAGAAATCAGAGGTCGGCCGTCGCTGCGGCAACGCCAAACATGCTGGCCTCTTGAAGCTTTGTGATCGCGATTGACGCCTCCCGAGCACCTTTTCCCCCTTCATCTCGAAGCGCCTCGCACTCCGAGATCAGTGCGGCCGCAAGACCCTTGATGGCGTCCACTTTTGGCAGACTGGATGGGTTGAACCCCATGCGGACGATCTCTGCGGCCGAATTGCTGATCGGCGTTTCGTGGCCATCTGGCAGCGCGCCTGTGATTAAATTTGTGTGCATTTCAGTTCCTCACTTTGATTTTGGGGTGCAGGCCCCGCCCATTGAGCGGGCCTGCCTGGAATTAGCTTTCAGGCTCGCCTTTGAAGATCGGCAGTTCGGTCTTTTCGGTGGCCTCAGCGACAGCCTCCTTGAACGCCGCCTCGAACGCCTTCTCCGGGTTATAGATGGATAAGATGAAGCGAACCGCGCCGCCCATCTTGCGATAGCGAAACCGCACTGGCATCCGGTACGGGGCACCGCCCATGAAGACCGGGATGGCGATGATAATAAGGTTGGGGATCTGAAGCGGCTTCCCGTCAGCGCCCTTGTGTTCGTTCAGGAACTGGATTTCGCTTTCGCCAGTGTCGCGATTGCTGGTCACCTTCAGATTGCTGGTTTCGTACACCTGAAACTGGCGCGACATCTGCAGCAGTTGGGTCAGCTGGCCATAACGGCCTTCGATCTGATGAGCCGTCTGAATAAGGCGGTTTTCCCACGGCTGGTTCTTGTCACTTTCCTTCGCGGCGAGAATGGCTGCCGTCGGGTCCATGATGTCCTTGGCGTTGGCCTCGATGAACTCGCCCAGGTCATCCTTTTCCAGCGGCTGGCCAGCAACACCTATCCACGCCTTCCATTCTTCCGACAAAGGGAAATTGTAGATTGCTCGATGATGGCAATGGCGGGCGGTGGGGTCACCGGTGGCGGTGTCTTGATCGGCAGGGCCTTCGGCATGATAGTCCGCAATGCAAGTGATCGTCGGGGCGTTCAGGTCTGGCTTGGCAAAAAGCGCCGATGTCGGCCCTTTGAAGCGGTTCGCCCAGTCGATCAGGCTTTGCAGGTCATCCAATCGGGCGGTGCCCCTACGGCGGGCTGGCTTCAGAAACTCCGCCGCTTCTCGGTATCTGGCGGTCAGGTCTTCAACCTTGCGATGACTTGGCACTGTAATCAGATGGGCGCTTTTCAGGTCGAAATCATCCGGCTGCTCGATGGATTCCGATCCGCCAATCTTCTCCATGACGTCGCGCATCGTCGCGGCGGTGTTTTCGGTGCTGAATTGTGTGAGTTCTTCGGTCACGTCGTTGTTCCTTGCTTGCTGCTGGTGGCGTTATTCGATGTCTCGGATTTCGCCGGT
It encodes:
- a CDS encoding SDR family NAD(P)-dependent oxidoreductase; this encodes MSHIVITGGGTGVGAEIAHAVAGTGAKVTIMGRREGPLRDQGLPFQTCDVTDADAVQAAFAAAREQNGPITGVIANAGAAHSAPFHKITAQDMNNMMAVNVTGVFNVWQAALSEMKDAGQGRLIAVASTAGLKGYPYVAGYVAAKHGVVGLTRALALELARTGITVNAICPGFIDTPLLERSVENITKTTGKSAEEARALLKRASPQNRFVETSEVAGAVLYLLSGAAASVNGHALALSGGEV
- a CDS encoding enoyl-CoA hydratase family protein, translating into MRSDVTHFQCEIKDRIATVRLDRPDRKNPLTFDSYAELRDWFRDLVYADDVDVVIFGSNGGNFSSGGDVHDIIGPLTRMNMKELLRFTRMTGDLVKAIVNCGKPVIAAVDGVCVGAGAIIAMASDLRLATAEAKTAFLFTRVGLAGCDMGACAILPRIIGQTRAAELLYTGRAMSAEEGERWGFYNRLVTGETLEGEALKLAQKIQAGPNFAHMMTKTMLAQEWAMSIEQAIEAEAQAQAICMQTGDFERAYNAFVAKERPVFEGD
- a CDS encoding MarR family winged helix-turn-helix transcriptional regulator translates to MSDVAKDRVRLWLRLLKVVRGLEQELRDTLRREHNTTLPRFDVMSALSRHPEGLKMSQLSGVLRVSNGNVTGIADRLSEEGLVERIPVPGDRRAMMLRLTPAGTAQFARQAQAHEDWINEKLRGISSEEARAMAARLQAFAAQTEEKEKANAQ
- the hpaR gene encoding homoprotocatechuate degradation operon regulator HpaR, which produces MATMPPLRRTARSLPIALLRARERVMGPIREILNESGISEQKFRVLRVVEESGPMEQTALAQQACLLLPSLTRMLRAMEQEGLLSRASDPDDGRKSIVTITDQGQQVLQDHAGDAAALFSDFEARFGKQRMEDLLDMLEDLVNLDMQKKTDGPKKD
- a CDS encoding 2-dehydro-3-deoxygalactonokinase, which translates into the protein MTDVSKADWLAVEVQDARLQVWAMQGGSALETATAECDPAGLTSASAFDAALKTLTAPWQLPRLPVFVAGLPVGWTAAAPRMVPCTATAEGATPLRTENFDLQVIPALRQQSPSGLLRGAETRIAGFLSLNKDWDGVICLPGATSIWAQISAGEVVSFQTFLTGELLDLLGDGTPAEGTALDDTAFDDALSDGLSRPERLAGRLASIRADLALKDIPPPTAEARLAGTLIGAELAAARAYWLGQTLAVIGTGGAAQLYLRALTQQGAPATEAEGSRMALAGICAVRRAVKGG
- a CDS encoding bifunctional salicylyl-CoA 5-hydroxylase/oxidoreductase, coding for MRAICLGGGPAGLYFAISLKLRQPEADVTVLERNRADDTFGWGVVLSDETLDNLEVNDPVSAREIRSHFAYWDDIALHHKGNVIHSTGHGFCGIGRKRLLLILQERARALGVNLQFETEVKDASEYMDDYDLVVASDGLNSRTRMEFEETFKPDIDVRRCPFVWLGTHQKFDNAFTFIFEKTGKGWIWVHAYQFDKDTATFIVECSQDTFDAYGFGEKTQEETIAICEEIFKDHLDGHKLMTNASHIRGSAWIKFPRVLCEKWSHQNVVLLGDASATAHFSIGSGTKLALESAISLAKHVSDDKDLTTAFEKYEEARRLEVLRLQSAARNSVEWFEDVERYLDLDPVQLNYSMLTRSQRISHENLRERDPKWLEGAERWFLEQAGADTNGPVRAPMFAPFQLRDMKLENRIVVSPMAQYKAVDGCPTDWHFVHYAERAKGGAGLVYTEMTCVSPEGRITPGCPGLYAPEHEAAWKRLTDFVHAETEAKICCQIGHSGRKGSTQLGWEEMDAPLKTGNWDIISASAIPWSDNNALPKAATRADMDVIRDEFVEATRMAERANFDMVELHAAHGYLISSFISPLSNQREDAYGGSLENRMRYPLEVFKAMRDAWPEGKPMAVRISANDWVEEDGVTPDEAVEIARMFSEAGADIIDVSAGQTSKQAKPVYGRMFQTPFSDRIRNDGGIKTMAVGNIYEADHVNSILMAGRADLVCLARPHLADPYWTLHAAAAIGDRHADWPLPYGPGRDQAWRLADRAAEMEKV